One Ahaetulla prasina isolate Xishuangbanna chromosome 1, ASM2864084v1, whole genome shotgun sequence DNA window includes the following coding sequences:
- the SLC30A1 gene encoding proton-coupled zinc antiporter SLC30A1 translates to MGVESPGERPARRRHGRRRVRLMCMLALTFGFFVVEVVVSRLTSSLAMLSDSFHMLSDVMALVVALVAVRFAQRTRATKKNTFGWVRAEVMGALVNAVFLTALCFTIFLEAIERFTEPHEIEQPLVVIGVGAAGLLINVLGLCLFHQHGGGGGGHGHSHGGNGGGSHRRSGSRGGKAEPPPGDLHKEEETNTLVDNFNSSNGVSLEKLGDAVKDSQMELQPNGNISSPTSIDMEIDEDTSAQLNMRGVFLHVLGDALGSVIVVVNAIIFYSYWTPCPEVGDCINLCVNDHCKNFTQLSPVELEQIPVAGPCWVLYLDPSLCLIMVCILLYTTYPLLKESALILLQTVPKQIDIRSLNEKLRKLEDVEAVHELHVWQLAGSRIIGTAHIKCKDPESYMKVAKDIKEIFHDEGIHATTIQPEFAIVSSDEGVSKCELPCRTQCALKQCCGTVEKATAKKLEKSPSVSISCSEIVIDSPHHKARRTKSECLPAVKLEAEPNPNKQFESSL, encoded by the exons ATGGGCGTGGAGAGTCCGGGCGAGCGGCCGGCTCGGCGGCGGCACGGCCGCCGGCGGGTGCGCCTGATGTGCATGCTGGCGCTGACTTTCGGCTTCTTCGTGGTGGAGGTGGTGGTGAGCCGGCTGACGTCGTCGCTGGCCATGCTCTCCGACTCCTTCCACATGCTCTCCGACGTGATGGCTCTGGTGGTGGCCCTGGTGGCCGTGCGCTTCGCCCAGCGCACCCGCGCCACCAAGAAGAACACCTTCGGCTGGGTGCGGGCCGAGGTGATGGGCGCCCTGGTCAACGCCGTCTTCCTGACCGCCCTCTGCTTCACCATCTTCCTGGAAGCCATCGAGCGCTTCACCGAGCCCCATGAGATCGAGCAGCCCTTGGTGGTCATCGGCGTCGGAGCCGCCGGGCTGCTCATCAACGTCCTGGGGCTCTGCCTCTTCCACCagcacggcggcggcggcggcggtcacGGCCATTCGCATGGCGGGAACGGAGGAGGAAGCCACCGGCGGAGCGGTTCCAGAGGCGGCAAGGCGGAGCCGCCTCCCGGCGACCTACATAAAGAAGAGGAGACCAACACCCTGGTGGACAATTTCAACAGCTCCAATGGAGTCAGCCTGGAGAAGCTGG gtgatgcagtaaAAGACAGCCAGATGGAACTGCAACCAAATGGAAATATTAGCAGTCCCACCTCTATAGACATGGAGATCGATGAAGACACCAGTGCTCAGCTGAATATGCGTGGAGTGTTCCTTCATGTTCTTGGAGATGCCTTGGGTTCAGTTATTGTAGTAGTGAATGCCATTATATTTTACTCTTACTGGACTCCATGCCCGGAGGTTGGGGATTGCATCAATCTTTGTGTTAATGACCACTGTAAAAACTTCACTCAGCTTTCTCCAGTGGAACTAGAGCAAATCCCTGTAGCTGGTCCTTGTTGGGTTCTATATTTAGATCCTTCACTTTGTCTGATCATGGTTTGCATTCTACTCTATACTACTTATCCTTTGCTAAAAGAATCTGCTCTTATTCTTTTGCAAACTGTTCCTAAGCAGATTGATATTCGCTCTTTAAATGAGAAACTCCGTAAACTGGAAGATGTAGAAGCTGTCCATGAATTGCATGTATGGCAGCTGGCAGGAAGCAGGATAATTGGCACTGCTCATATAAAATGTAAGGATCCAGAATCCTACATGAAAGTGGCAAAAGATATTAAGGAGATTTTTCATGATGAAGGGATACATGCAACAACCATTCAGCCTGAATTTGCCATTGTAAGCTCTGATGAAGGTGTAAGTAAATGTGAACTTCCCTGCAGAACCCAATGTGCTCTGAAGCAGTGTTGTGGGACTGTGGAAAAGGCTACGGCAAAGAAGTTAGAAAAGTCCCCTTCAGTTAGTATTTCTTGCtcggaaatagtcattgactctCCACATCACAAAGCCCGGAGGACTAAATCAGAATGCCTACCTGCTGTAAAATTAGAAGCAGAGCCTAACCCCAACAAACAGTTTGAATCATCTTTGTAA